tggtatggtacgcccaaccatgttatatcttttcttaacatttggaatatggggcttgtgtaaaaggttacaaacctattccaaatcagacaagtgctactttgtaggttataccaaaatgttgggtattcctccctcactataccgaggcaaatagttttgccgcgaaacggtgtgcttttaaagagaatggttctttcaaaaaggtgagtgggagaatagtgcaactcgacgagataaatagtatctacgtcatcagatcaaaggaaagagaccttggaagtaattccagagtttcctaccgcgactgatacggaagtctctacaataaaatgtatgaacttcggtcgaacttgcagctgaaccacgtaggcaaggctcgtgcaaacctctcaggtgcgcaaacgagatattgttgttagacaacattatacctacgatacacaaggaagcgttgatgggccctgactccggaattggctaaatgccaatacaacccgagttagtttccatataagtgattcaagattaaaaccttgatacacctttcggaagacttagagtctaaagaatatttatggaacttaaaactgatacggataaaaccataaagctcgacttgttgaaataacaagttcaagagttgactacgatgaggttgttttcatcgtagcgatgcttaaagtcggttcgggttgaactagcaattaatacatatttcaatcatgagatatgaaacatggatgataaaaggatttccatctgatggaaatgaaagctaggacttgtatatgatacagtccaaagtaatttgtcgatccagaggatgctagtaggtatgcaaacttcagagttccagcaatggacagaagagagcaaaatggagttggaatcttcgggttttgatgaaatggtcaaaggggttttgacttcatcaatgggtaacgaagatgcttgtaattcaagaaagtaagtgggagcgtaataatatttctaaaaaccttatgtgtttggcacattggtaattggaaataaatttcttgacacaaattaggacttcatttgaaaatagtttttcgatgaagtgcttaggctaaatagcctcaatattaggcatgatgatctatggagatagatttacctaatggggctaagcaatgaatacatattgacaagatgctaaaaccttttagcatttaaaacgccaaggagtgattcttgccaaagtcacatggaaagagtttttgcaagactcggtgtcccaaaacactgatgagtaaaatacatgatgcagattccacacacttttgtgtttggattaatcatgtattccatggtatgtaaaacaaccagatatgtccgatactcccatggtgttgcgagtatggatactaaagtgatcaaagtactgatcgtgggacaacagtgaaagatgtcattgagtactagagtaagtactgatgatatgttttcttgcaagcggagatcatgaagagttcgttgtaaaatgttacatcgatagtcttcatcttttcaccctgcgattttcgatttaagttaagggttttgtgtaacacacaatgtggtggcacagttagttggaatttgttcaaactagttactgtggcgagtgggagtctgtaggagatatgccctagaggcaataataaatgatattatttatctccgagttcataattttgtttatgttccatgctataactgctatggttctcgagtctgcaataaccacgaggctcggaggaagactcatatgcacgtgtggaataataaacggtaaaatgtattcctagtctggcctctaagactagctcaagtgttgcatgatggttatgttttcctgatcatgggcatgtctatgtcagcaaccttgagggcacaatgttaagagaacatttgtgttgaatcgacccggattgatgttatgctatgagattcattcgtcacaagtttattggtacataacacagagatggttaacgtttgcatgattccttagaccatgagagtatcgagtttcttcatgcttgcttcatgaactttggggtttgttaaacgtcatccgtaaatgggtggctattacggcggcttacgggttcatggaaaagtgtgtcaagtaacttgatagctcaagattgggatttgctcctccgacgatggagagatatctctgggccctttcggtgttacggtatccatcatcgtctggccagacactttgtgatttgatcacggggatgccggaacacgataacgagaaaagagaacaataccggtaacgaggtaacgaAGCAACATGCCCGGACCAGCCGGGGCGCACCGGCCACCGCTGCACGCCGAAGAAGGCGGGGCGCACCGGCCACCGCTGCACGCCGAAGAAGGGGAAGGGGAACCAGATCGGCCGTCGCCGCGCCCAAGGGAAGCCGGCAGGGGGGTCTCCCCGTGCTGAGCGCCGCCGTCCCGCCGCAAAGGGCCCGGCTGAATGGGGACGCTCACCGCCATCGCTGCTGCGCcggcccccctcccccacccgagCCATAGAGAGAGGGCCGCCCGCGACCCGGTCGAACTCGACCCGCAGCGCCAGAGTCGACGCCGGGGCGCTGCAGGGGAGCAGCCGCCGCCGACACCACCCACCGACCTTGCCGCCTGTCACGCCGCCGCCACGCAACCATCGCNNNNNNNNNNNNNNNNNNNNNNNNNNNNNNNNNNNNNNNNNNNNNNNNNNNNNNNNNNNNNNNNNNNNNNNNNNNNNNNNNNNNNNNNNNNNNNNNNNNNNNNNNNNNNNNNNNNNNNNNNNNNNNNNNNNNNNNNNNNNNNNNNNNNNNNNNNNNNNNNNNNNNNNNNNNNNNNNNNNNNNNNNNNNNNNNNNNNNNNNNNNNNNNNNNNNNNNNNNNNNNNNNNNNNNNNNNNNNNNNNNNNNNNNNNNNNNNNNNNNNNNNNNNNNNNNNNNNNNNNNNNNNNNNNNNNNNNNNNNNNNNNNNNNNNNNNNNNNNNNNNNNNNNNNNNNNNNNNNNNNNNNNNNNNNNNNNNNNNNNNNNNNNNNNNNNNNNNNNNNNNNNNNNNNNNNNNNNNNNNNNNNNNNNNNNNNNNNNNNNNNNNNNNNNNNNNNNNNNNNNNNNNNNNNNNNNNNNNNNNNNNNNNNNNNNNNNNNNNNNNNNNNNNNNNNNNNNNNNNNNNNNNNGGAGACAAgaggacctcgccgccgccggcgacgatcCGGCTTCGCCCGCTCGCgccccctggcggcggcgagggagggggagaggaggaggggtgggtgggcggcggcgctaggtttAGCCTCCCGAACGCTCGCGGGAGCGTCGCGGGAGGAGGGGAAAAGCTCGCGCGAACCAGACTCGGAAGTCCACACTCCTGATCTTCATTCCCTCTAAAGATTAATGGTACATGAAACTGTACTGCTAAGTCACAAAAATGGAATTATCTTGACACACTGGGGCAGTTAGAGATCAATCATGTCTTACTGTTACAGAACACAGCAGAGTAACCAAATAGTCATCATAGGTTACATTGAAAGGATGCTAAACCCTTTCCACACAAGCACGTTTTCAGCTCTGCATAAGACAAATGAAATACAGTGTGAGCAAATAGCTCCCACATCCTTACACAAACAAACTACTTGCCAAGAGACACCCAAATGACATCAACATAGTACTATACCACTTGAGCCAACATTCTCACTGATAACTCAGTCTTAACATATAAGATAGAACTTTTCACCAAGCATCACAGTTAGTTCAGCCTTACCATAACATTCTCACTGATAACTCAGTCTTAACATATAATTTAGTCTAACAAAGCCGCAGTGTCCAAACAGAGCAATGGCAACTACATAAAGTGCTGGGGTTAGTCGCTATGCAACTAGCTGTCCTCAAAGTTCTACATTGGGCATCAACGCGGCCATCCTCTTGTTAAAATCATCCTTCTCAGCTGGCGTCATCTCCTTCTTGCCATCAGGCACATCACACATAGACATGTAGCCATAAAGGAATGCTGGGCTATACATCATGACTAAATGGTACCACTTTGCCCTGCGATAGAAGCGCCTGCAGGGCAGTACAAGAGATATTAGAGCCGTTGTAAACCAAGACCGTAACAGGCATATAGAACTATACCGGGCTCAAGATCATACCAGACAGGGTCCTCGGGTTTAGGCTCCACATGGGATGAGAGGTGCTTGATCAGGCCCTTCTGGTTTCCTATCTTGTCCCTGTTTTCGGACATCATGTGGTAGAGCTCCTCTTTGACCTGCTGGATCTCAGCTGAATGAGTTGTGGCCGCCTTCTGCATTGTTATTGACAGAGCAAGACAGGGAGAAACCGCATTAACCCAAATCAGGAACAGATCAATATCGAAGTTTATCTCAGAAGTAGAGCAGGTATATATGCTTTATGACAGCAGTAGCACTCAAAAAGATTCCAAGAGGCGTGCAATCAATCAATTGGCAAACAATGTAACGATAATGTCATTCAGCACTTGAGTCTGACAGCATGCACTAGCACACAGCTAAATTCAGCCAAGCATGCAAGTAAATGAAGACCAGCAGCATATCAAGCAAATTCTGAACCCAGGATTATTATGCCCTTCTTTCAGATTCATAT
This DNA window, taken from Triticum aestivum cultivar Chinese Spring chromosome 1D, IWGSC CS RefSeq v2.1, whole genome shotgun sequence, encodes the following:
- the LOC123183374 gene encoding uncharacterized protein; this translates as MAMAVRSVCKRLGGRGLRPSLTAAVAQHPQPTPSRFLHSTKAATTHSAEIQQVKEELYHMMSENRDKIGNQKGLIKHLSSHVEPKPEDPVWRFYRRAKWYHLVMMYSPAFLYGYMSMCDVPDGKKEMTPAEKDDFNKRMAALMPNVEL